A window of Primulina huaijiensis isolate GDHJ02 chromosome 9, ASM1229523v2, whole genome shotgun sequence contains these coding sequences:
- the LOC140984128 gene encoding pentatricopeptide repeat-containing protein At5g08510 translates to MNQLKQIHANTLRNGTDFTKYMITKLLEIPDMDYAHKLLDQTPNPSLFLYNKLIQAYHSRGLHFQSLLLYPGILSHCFYPNPHSFTYLFAACANLSNPLQGQMLHAHFVKFGLDYDVYASTALVDMYAKMGLLRLARTQFDGMNAKDIPTWNSLIAGYAKSGCFDEALNLFLATPSRNVISWTALISGYSQNGKYGEALEMYMEMEREGRVRPNEVTIASVLPACANLGALEVGRRIEAYARANGHIKNLFVSNAVLELYARCGAIEKAMQLFENIGGNRNLCSWNTMIMGLAVHGRCDEALKLFDQLLRNGMSPDDVTFVGVILACTHGGMVTKGRELFNSMEKIFFIPPKLEHYGCMVDLLGRAGLLQEAYNLIKAMPMKPDSVVWGTLLGACSFHGNVEFAEKAAESLFKLELWNPGNYVILSNIYAKGGKWDGVTKLRRLMKGYNVTKAAGHSFIEEGGRIHKFIVEDKSHPMSDQILSVLHCVTAQMKIDEDHMIDWDFILEEIRTMETD, encoded by the exons ATGAACCAGCTGAAACAGATTCACGCCAACACGCTGAGAAACGGCACAGACTTCACtaaatacatgatcaccaaGCTTTTGGAAATCCCGGACATGGACTATGCCCACAAGCTGCTCGACCAAACGCCTAATCCATCTCTCTTCCTCTACAATAAACTCATCCAGGCCTATCATTCTCGTGGCCTACATTTCCAATCCTTGCTTCTCTATCCCGGAATCCTTAGTCATTGCTTCTACCCGAATCCGCACTCATTCACTTATCTCTTTGCCGCATGCGCAAACCTTTCAAATCCTTTGCAAGGCCAAATGCTGCACGCTCATTTTGTCAAGTTCGGCCTTGATTATGATGTATATGCCTCAACTGCTTTGGTTGACATGTATGCTAAAATGGGCTTGTTGCGTCTGGCGAGAACACAGTTTGATGGGATGAATGCTAAAGATATCCCCACCTGGAATTCCTTAATTGCGGGGTACGCGAAAAGTGGGTGTTTTGACGAagccttgaatttattcttggCTACGCCATCAAGAAATGTGATATCGTGGACTGCTTTGATTTCTGGGTACTCGCAAAATGGGAAGTATGGGGAGGCTTTGGAAATGTACATGGAAATGGAGAGAGAAGGAAGGGTGAGGCCTAACGAAGTGACAATAGCTAGTGTTCTTCCAGCATGTGCGAATCTTGGTGCGTTGGAGGTTGGACGAAGGATTGAAGCTTATGCTCGAGCCAATGGTCATATAAAAAATCTGTTTGTCAGCAATGCGGTGCTTGAACTGTATGCACGGTGTGGTGCAATTGAGAAGGCAATGCAATTGTTTGAAAACATTGGAGGAAATAGAAATTTGTGTTCTTGGAATACTATGATCATGGGTTTAGCAGTTCATGGAAGATGTGATGAAGCTCTAAAGCTATTTGACCAATTGCTG AGAAACGGCATGAGCCCAGATGATGTCACATTTGTGGGGGTGATTCTTGCATGCACTCATGGTGGAATGGTCACTAAAGGCCGGGAGCTCTTCAATTCCatggagaaaatattttttatcccTCCAAAACTAGAACACTATGGGTGCATGGTTGATCTTCTAGGTCGAGCCGGATTACTGCAAGAGGCTTATAATCTTATAAAAGCTATGCCCATGAAGCCCGATTCAGTTGTATGGGGAACTTTGCTAGGGGCTTGTAGTTTCCATGGCAATGTAGAATTTGCAGAGAAAGCTGCCGAGTCACTCTTTAAGTTGGAGCTATGGAATCCAGGTAACTATGTGATTCTTTCCAATATATATGCAAAAGGAGGGAAATGGGATGGAGTTACAAAGCTTAGGAGGTTGATGAAGGGATACAATGTGACAAAAGCAGCAGGACATAGCTTCATTGAAGAAGGAGGCCGAATCCACAAGTTTATagtcgaggataagtctcaccCGATGTCTGATCAGATACTTTCTGTATTACATTGTGTCACAGCTCAAATGAAGATTGATGAAGATCATATGATTGACTGGGATTTCATCCTCGAGGAAATAAGAACAATGGAAACAGATTGA
- the LOC140985336 gene encoding aluminum-activated malate transporter 10-like: protein MVKESAVSEGLQWRINMQDGSSKILVSESVPRTRVCGALQGFFMGFLFNFWGFILKAWNIGLNDPKKFIHCIKVGLALCLVSVFYYMRPLYRGVGGNAMWAVMTVVAVFEYTVGATLCKCVNRVIGTCLAGALGVGVHWIASQSGKRFEPIILQISVFLLAAVATFSRFIPSVKARFDYGAMIFILTFSLVSVSGYRVEKLFELAHHRLSTIMIGTSICIITTMLFFPVWAGSELHNLIGNNTEKLADSLDGCLADYFGNDENADNTKKEAPKKILLSYKCVLGSKVTEESLANFARWEPAHGGFNFGHPWKEYLKVGASLRSCAYCIEALNGSINSDAKAPDVFKAHFSKFCLRLSSSSSLVIKELSTVINTMTKSTKIYLIVQEMNNAVEELQNALKSFSEQSTASLTVPELEESDNGAGDTTASPALVQIVPLVTVASLLMEIAARTERIAEAVNSLANKAEFKVKSDEKSMQLQNPKVLTR, encoded by the exons ATGGTCAAAGAAAGTGCGGTAAGCGAAGGATTGCAGTGGAGAATTAACATGCAGGATGGATCATCGAAGATTCTAGTATCCGAAAGCGTGCCACGAACCAGAGTTTGCGGAGCATTACAAGGATTTTTTATGGGATTTTTGTTCAACTTCTGGGGATTCATTCTAAAGGCTTGGAACATAGGATTGAACGACCCTAAGAAGTTCATTCATTGCATTAAAGTAGGGCTGGCTCTTTGTTTGGTGTCAGTTTTTTATTACATGAGGCCATTGTATCGTGGAGTTGGAGGAAATGCCATGTGGGCTGTTATGACTGTGGTGGCTGTGTTCGAATACACCGTCG GTGCAACATTATGCAAATGTGTGAATAGAGTGATTGGAACTTGCTTGGCAGGAGCACTAGGAGTTGGCGTTCATTGGATAGCTAGTCAGTCGGGAAAGAGATTTGAACCCATAATCCTCCAAATCTCAGTTTTCCTCTTAG CTGCTGTAGCGACTTTCTCTAGATTTATTCCGTCGGTCAAAGCACGTTTCGACTATGGGGCCATGATCTTTATCCTCACCTTTAGCCTAGTCTCGGTTTCAGGCTATCGTGTGGAGAAACTGTTCGAGCTGGCACACCACAGATTATCCACCATTATGATAGGGACCTCCATCTGCATCATCACAACCATGCTTTTCTTCCCCGTGTGGGCCGGAAGTGAGCTTCACAACCTTATCGGAAACAACACGGAGAAGCTTGCTGATTCCTTGGATG GATGTCTAGCGGACTATTTCGGCAACGATGAGAATGCTGATAATACCAAGAAAGAAGCTCCCAAAAAGATTTTACTAAGCTACAAATGTGTGCTTGGTTCTAAGGTTACCGAAGAATCCTTG GCTAATTTTGCCAGATGGGAGCCTGCGCATGGAGGCTTCAATTTTGGACATCCATGGAAAGAGTACCTCAAGGTTGGAGCTTCACTGAGGAGCTGTGCTTACTGCATTGAAGCCCTTAATGGTAGCATCAATTCAGATGCCAAG GCTCCGGATGTCTTTAAGGCTCATTTCAGCAAGTTCTGCTTAAGATTAAGCTCTAGTTCCTCATTAGTAATAAAAGAACTATCCACGGTTATCAATACAATGACAAAATCGACAAAGATCTATCTAATAGTTCAAGAAATGAACAATGCCGTTGAAGAACTTCAAAATGCCTTGAAATCTTTCTCTGAACAATCAACTGCATCATTAACTGTGCCGGAACTCGAAGAGTCTGATAATGGCGCAGGAGATACGACAGCAAGTCCTGCCCTTGTACAGATTGTACCATTAGTCACAGTAGCATCCTTACTCATGGAGATTGCAGCAAGAACGGAAAGGATTGCAGAGGCAGTAAATTCACTTGCAAACAAGGCGGAGTTCAAAGTTAAAAGCGATGAAAAATCAATGCAACTCCAGAACCCAAAAGTTTTAACAAGATAG
- the LOC140984571 gene encoding uncharacterized protein isoform X3, whose amino-acid sequence MEFCPTCANMLLYELPHMERPARFFCPTCPYICQIENKVKIKRHLRLAKRPIDPIFSKDDNKSFNTTSAVACPECNHKEAYFSQVQTRSADEPMTLFYNCKKCNHTWRED is encoded by the exons ATGGAGTTCTGCCCAACATGTGCGAATATGCTGCTTTATGAGTTGCCTCACATGGAGCGGCCAGCCAGATTCTTCTGCCCAACATGCCCTTATATATGTCAAATAGAGAACAAG GTTAAGATAAAGAGACACCTTCGCTTGGCTAAGAGGCCAATCGATCCCATTTTCTCCAAAGACGACAACAAGAGTTTCAACACCACTTCAG CGGTTGCCTGCCCAGAATGCAATCACAAGGAAGCTTATTTCTCCCAAGTGCAAACCAGGTCAGCTGATGAACCAATGACCTTATTTTACAACTGCAAGAAATGCAATCACACTTGGAGGGAAGACTAG
- the LOC140984571 gene encoding uncharacterized protein isoform X1: MLGSSLNIEPMEFCPTCANMLLYELPHMERPARFFCPTCPYICQIENKVKIKRHLRLAKRPIDPIFSKDDNKSFNTTSAVACPECNHKEAYFSQVQTRSADEPMTLFYNCKKCNHTWRED; this comes from the exons ATGCTCGG CAGTAGTCTGAATATTGAACCGATGGAGTTCTGCCCAACATGTGCGAATATGCTGCTTTATGAGTTGCCTCACATGGAGCGGCCAGCCAGATTCTTCTGCCCAACATGCCCTTATATATGTCAAATAGAGAACAAG GTTAAGATAAAGAGACACCTTCGCTTGGCTAAGAGGCCAATCGATCCCATTTTCTCCAAAGACGACAACAAGAGTTTCAACACCACTTCAG CGGTTGCCTGCCCAGAATGCAATCACAAGGAAGCTTATTTCTCCCAAGTGCAAACCAGGTCAGCTGATGAACCAATGACCTTATTTTACAACTGCAAGAAATGCAATCACACTTGGAGGGAAGACTAG
- the LOC140984571 gene encoding uncharacterized protein isoform X2, producing the protein MLGSLNIEPMEFCPTCANMLLYELPHMERPARFFCPTCPYICQIENKVKIKRHLRLAKRPIDPIFSKDDNKSFNTTSAVACPECNHKEAYFSQVQTRSADEPMTLFYNCKKCNHTWRED; encoded by the exons ATGCTCGG TAGTCTGAATATTGAACCGATGGAGTTCTGCCCAACATGTGCGAATATGCTGCTTTATGAGTTGCCTCACATGGAGCGGCCAGCCAGATTCTTCTGCCCAACATGCCCTTATATATGTCAAATAGAGAACAAG GTTAAGATAAAGAGACACCTTCGCTTGGCTAAGAGGCCAATCGATCCCATTTTCTCCAAAGACGACAACAAGAGTTTCAACACCACTTCAG CGGTTGCCTGCCCAGAATGCAATCACAAGGAAGCTTATTTCTCCCAAGTGCAAACCAGGTCAGCTGATGAACCAATGACCTTATTTTACAACTGCAAGAAATGCAATCACACTTGGAGGGAAGACTAG